One window of the Ureibacillus sp. FSL W7-1570 genome contains the following:
- the xseA gene encoding exodeoxyribonuclease VII large subunit, producing the protein MMPSSYLTVKALTKYIKRKFDADPHLRDVYVKGELSNVKIHPSGHIYFTLKDDAARINALMFRSQASLLKFKPEDGMQVFIRGDVNVYEAQGSYQLYVQSMEPDGIGSLFIAFNQLKEKLYKEGLFDPKFKQPIPKFPKTIGVCTATSGAAIRDICTTIKRRYPLAEIIIYPTLVQGIGAAESIAKNIQLANSHGFADILIVGRGGGSIEDLWAFNEEIVARAIFESRIPIISAVGHETDTTIADYVADLRAPTPTAAAELAVPNIQELYQRILSYQSQMHQIVRSRVVYERNRLTKLQQSYPLSHPERLYRPFTERLIQADLNLQRASQMYLMKKKNELSQMEGALKVHSPQNSIVYYKKQVEQLSNILTRTVFQVLNRKKDNFLFTVRTLQALNPLTIMERGFSVTYKDGRVVKSISQVKMEDHVSIQFHDGFVEAKVMEIRKKVGENND; encoded by the coding sequence TTGATGCCATCTTCCTATTTGACGGTGAAAGCTTTAACGAAATATATCAAAAGAAAATTCGATGCAGATCCGCATTTGCGGGATGTTTATGTGAAAGGCGAATTATCGAATGTCAAAATACATCCATCCGGACATATTTATTTTACGCTGAAAGATGATGCCGCACGGATCAACGCGCTCATGTTTCGTTCCCAGGCAAGTCTATTAAAGTTTAAACCGGAAGATGGCATGCAAGTGTTTATACGCGGAGATGTCAATGTTTACGAAGCCCAGGGTTCCTATCAATTGTACGTGCAATCGATGGAACCGGATGGTATTGGAAGCCTTTTCATCGCCTTTAACCAATTAAAAGAAAAACTATATAAAGAAGGGTTGTTTGACCCGAAATTCAAACAGCCGATTCCGAAATTCCCAAAGACCATCGGAGTTTGTACAGCCACATCGGGAGCAGCGATACGCGATATTTGTACAACGATCAAAAGAAGATATCCCCTGGCGGAAATCATCATTTATCCAACCCTCGTTCAGGGGATTGGTGCGGCGGAATCCATTGCGAAGAATATTCAGCTGGCGAACAGCCATGGATTTGCGGATATTTTGATTGTCGGCCGTGGTGGAGGTTCCATCGAAGATTTATGGGCCTTTAATGAGGAGATTGTCGCCAGGGCCATTTTTGAAAGCCGGATTCCGATCATCAGTGCGGTCGGCCATGAAACGGATACGACGATTGCGGATTATGTGGCGGATCTTCGTGCCCCGACACCAACAGCCGCTGCGGAGCTGGCTGTTCCGAACATTCAAGAGCTGTATCAAAGGATTTTGAGCTATCAATCCCAAATGCATCAAATTGTCAGAAGCAGAGTCGTTTATGAGCGGAACCGGCTGACGAAGTTGCAACAATCCTATCCTTTATCCCATCCGGAGAGATTATATCGGCCATTTACGGAACGGCTGATTCAGGCGGATCTGAATTTGCAAAGGGCCAGCCAAATGTATTTGATGAAAAAGAAAAATGAATTATCCCAGATGGAAGGCGCGCTAAAAGTCCATTCACCGCAAAATTCCATCGTCTATTATAAAAAGCAGGTGGAACAGCTTTCCAATATACTGACCCGGACGGTTTTTCAAGTATTGAACCGGAAAAAGGACAATTTCTTATTTACGGTTAGAACCCTTCAGGCTTTAAATCCATTGACAATTATGGAGAGAGGGTTTAGCGTAACATACAAAGACGGAAGGGTCGTTAAATCGATCTCTCAAGTAAAGATGGAAGATCATGTTTCAATTCAATTCCATGACGGGTTCGTGGAAGCCAAAGTGATGGAAATTCGAAAAAAAGTTGGTGAAAATAATGACTAA
- a CDS encoding exodeoxyribonuclease VII small subunit, with amino-acid sequence MTKQTFAEAMTELEEIVRKLEQGDVPLEEAIDLYKKGMELSKFCHEKLQNAEEQLISIVNENGDKKPFEPTNGEE; translated from the coding sequence ATGACTAAACAGACTTTTGCTGAGGCAATGACTGAATTAGAAGAGATTGTGCGAAAATTAGAACAGGGAGATGTGCCTTTGGAAGAAGCGATTGATTTATACAAAAAGGGCATGGAGTTATCGAAATTTTGTCATGAAAAATTGCAAAATGCGGAGGAACAATTGATTTCAATTGTGAATGAAAACGGTGACAAAAAGCCTTTCGAACCAACAAATGGAGAGGAATAA
- a CDS encoding polyprenyl synthetase family protein, whose amino-acid sequence MSNRLKDFINEHLENINREIVYQVERLEAPQALKDSMLYSLKAGGKRIRPLFVVAVSEMFQNKQKEVYTVGAAVEMIHTYSLIHDDLPSMDNDELRRGKPTNHVVFGEAMATLAGDALNTLAFGVLARMENVSPEKKVELINLLSIASGAEGMVGGQVLDMDGENRRLKLSELEHVHRNKTGAILRFSIESGAVLSDATMDARKALIEYAHHIGLAFQIQDDILDVEGTSEQLGKTAGKDEESNKSTYPALLTLEGAKQKLQEHYQSALKALDNLSEDTTLLKEFANYIVSRNN is encoded by the coding sequence ATGAGCAATCGATTAAAAGATTTTATCAATGAACATCTGGAGAATATTAACCGCGAGATCGTCTATCAAGTGGAGCGGCTCGAAGCACCGCAAGCTTTGAAAGATTCTATGTTATACTCATTAAAAGCGGGAGGAAAAAGAATACGTCCCCTGTTTGTCGTAGCGGTTTCCGAAATGTTTCAGAACAAACAGAAGGAAGTCTATACGGTCGGGGCAGCCGTGGAAATGATTCATACATATTCCCTGATCCATGACGATCTTCCAAGCATGGATAATGATGAATTAAGACGCGGCAAACCGACAAATCATGTCGTATTTGGCGAAGCTATGGCCACTCTAGCAGGAGATGCATTAAATACGCTGGCATTTGGCGTTTTGGCGCGGATGGAAAATGTTTCTCCCGAGAAAAAGGTGGAACTGATCAATTTATTAAGCATTGCAAGCGGTGCGGAAGGCATGGTGGGTGGACAAGTTTTGGATATGGACGGGGAGAACCGCCGACTGAAATTATCGGAACTTGAACACGTCCATCGGAATAAAACGGGTGCCATTCTGAGATTCAGCATCGAATCGGGAGCGGTGTTGTCCGATGCAACAATGGATGCGAGAAAAGCGTTAATAGAATATGCACATCATATCGGCCTCGCCTTCCAGATTCAGGATGATATTCTTGATGTGGAAGGCACATCCGAACAGTTGGGAAAAACGGCCGGAAAGGATGAGGAAAGCAACAAAAGCACATATCCGGCATTGCTAACATTGGAAGGTGCGAAACAGAAATTGCAGGAACATTATCAGTCCGCATTGAAGGCTTTGGACAACCTATCAGAAGATACGACTCTACTTAAAGAATTCGCAAATTATATTGTTTCACGGAATAATTAG
- the dxs gene encoding 1-deoxy-D-xylulose-5-phosphate synthase, with protein sequence MDLTKITGPSFLKKLNKQQLEELAQDIRDFLIEKCSKTGGHIGPNLGVVELTIALHRSFNSPFDKFLWDVGHQAYVHKILTGRAGQFDTLRQYKGLSGFPKRAESVHDEWETGHSSTSLSAAMGMAIARDIKKENNYIVPIIGDGALTGGMALEALNHIGHEKRRMIVILNDNEMSIAPNVGALHNILGRLRTAKEYSKAKEELESLMKRVPVFGGKLAQAADRVKDSLKYLVISGVFFEEMGFKYLGPIDGHDFDALEKTLEYAKKVEDRPVLVHVVTKKGKGYKPAEEDRIGTWHGTGPYKIETGAFVKNNAKGPSWSSLVSETVRKLMKEDKRIVAITPAMPVGSKMEGIQKDFPERFFDVGIAEQHAATMAAGLATQNMKPFLAIYSTFLQRAYDQVLHDIARQKLNVFIGIDRAGLVGADGDTHQGVFDIAFLRHIPNLVIMMPKDENEGQHMVKTAAEYNDGPIVLRYPRGNGLGVPLDEELHSIPIGTWEVLRDGKDAVILTFGTTIPMAMEAAEELAKRNIHVKVVNARFIKPLDDEMLHEIMSKNMPILTIEEGVLKGGFGSAILEFASDNKYNHIEIERMGIPDRFVDHGSVDLLLEELHITKEETIARIESLVKNQKRLGKKTV encoded by the coding sequence ATGGATTTAACGAAAATTACCGGTCCATCCTTTTTAAAAAAGCTGAATAAACAGCAATTGGAAGAACTTGCCCAAGATATCCGGGATTTTTTAATCGAAAAATGCTCAAAAACCGGTGGACATATTGGACCAAATTTAGGTGTTGTAGAATTGACCATTGCTTTGCATCGTTCTTTTAACAGTCCTTTTGATAAATTTTTATGGGATGTGGGGCACCAGGCTTATGTGCACAAAATATTGACAGGGCGTGCCGGTCAATTTGATACCCTTCGTCAATATAAAGGGTTGAGCGGTTTCCCGAAACGGGCGGAAAGCGTCCACGATGAATGGGAAACGGGCCATAGCTCCACTTCCCTCTCCGCGGCAATGGGGATGGCCATCGCACGGGATATAAAAAAGGAAAATAATTATATTGTACCGATCATCGGCGACGGTGCTTTGACTGGCGGGATGGCGCTTGAGGCATTGAACCATATTGGACATGAAAAAAGAAGAATGATCGTCATTCTGAATGACAATGAAATGTCCATCGCGCCCAATGTAGGTGCATTGCACAATATTTTGGGCCGCCTGAGAACGGCGAAGGAATATTCCAAAGCGAAAGAAGAATTGGAATCATTGATGAAACGGGTGCCGGTGTTTGGAGGAAAACTGGCCCAAGCTGCTGACCGCGTGAAAGACAGCTTAAAATATTTGGTGATTTCCGGCGTATTCTTTGAGGAAATGGGCTTTAAATATTTAGGACCGATTGATGGCCACGACTTCGACGCTTTGGAAAAAACGTTGGAGTATGCAAAAAAAGTGGAAGATCGTCCGGTTCTCGTCCATGTGGTGACAAAAAAAGGAAAAGGATATAAACCTGCGGAAGAAGACCGGATTGGTACTTGGCATGGTACAGGTCCTTATAAAATTGAAACCGGAGCTTTTGTAAAAAACAATGCAAAAGGTCCTTCCTGGTCCAGCTTGGTTTCCGAAACGGTCCGGAAATTAATGAAAGAGGATAAGCGGATTGTTGCCATTACACCTGCAATGCCAGTGGGTTCAAAAATGGAAGGCATACAAAAAGATTTCCCTGAACGATTCTTCGATGTAGGGATTGCGGAACAGCATGCCGCAACAATGGCGGCAGGACTGGCAACGCAAAATATGAAACCGTTTTTGGCGATTTATTCAACTTTCTTGCAACGGGCTTATGATCAAGTTCTGCACGATATTGCGAGACAAAAATTGAACGTTTTCATCGGCATTGACCGTGCCGGGCTTGTCGGTGCGGACGGGGATACCCATCAAGGGGTCTTTGATATTGCCTTCCTGCGCCACATCCCGAATTTGGTCATCATGATGCCGAAAGATGAAAATGAAGGACAACATATGGTCAAAACGGCGGCTGAATATAACGACGGTCCGATTGTACTTCGCTACCCTCGCGGAAATGGTCTTGGAGTGCCGCTCGATGAAGAACTGCACTCGATTCCAATCGGTACATGGGAAGTGCTCAGAGATGGAAAAGATGCGGTGATCTTAACTTTCGGTACGACGATTCCAATGGCAATGGAGGCGGCAGAGGAACTTGCGAAACGGAATATCCATGTAAAAGTGGTCAATGCCCGTTTCATTAAGCCGTTGGACGATGAAATGTTGCATGAAATCATGAGCAAAAATATGCCAATCTTGACCATTGAAGAAGGGGTATTAAAAGGCGGTTTTGGAAGCGCCATTTTGGAATTCGCCAGCGACAATAAATATAACCATATTGAAATCGAACGGATGGGCATTCCGGATCGTTTTGTCGATCACGGCAGTGTAGATTTATTGTTGGAAGAATTGCACATCACGAAAGAAGAAACAATTGCCCGCATTGAATCATTAGTGAAAAATCAAAAACGATTAGGTAAAAAAACCGTATGA
- a CDS encoding TlyA family RNA methyltransferase — protein MTKTPKERADVLLVERGLFETREKAKRAIMAGIVYSKEVRIDKPGEKIPVDAPLEVKGEQLKYVSRGGLKLEKALKEFDLNVEGKLVLDIGASTGGFTDCALQNGAKHCYALDVGSNQLAWKLRKDERVTVMEKTNFRYSKPEDFTKGLPEFATIDVSFISLSLILPVLFNILIPNGDVVALVKPQFEAGKEKVGKKGIVRDPKTHLEVLENTAKMATEVGFIVKNATYSPITGGEGNIEFLFHLHKPQEGQEATPFTDFKKVVESAHQELD, from the coding sequence ATGACGAAAACGCCGAAAGAACGGGCGGATGTTCTGCTCGTGGAACGGGGATTGTTTGAAACCCGGGAAAAAGCAAAAAGGGCAATTATGGCGGGCATTGTTTATTCAAAAGAAGTGCGGATCGATAAGCCGGGGGAAAAAATCCCGGTGGATGCGCCGTTGGAAGTCAAAGGTGAACAGTTAAAATACGTAAGCCGCGGCGGATTAAAATTGGAGAAAGCTTTAAAGGAATTCGATTTAAACGTGGAAGGGAAATTGGTGTTGGACATCGGCGCTTCCACCGGCGGCTTTACCGACTGTGCCCTCCAAAACGGGGCAAAACATTGCTATGCGTTGGATGTCGGTTCCAATCAGTTGGCTTGGAAGTTGCGCAAGGATGAACGGGTCACTGTGATGGAAAAAACGAATTTCCGTTATTCCAAGCCTGAGGATTTTACAAAAGGATTGCCGGAATTTGCGACAATTGACGTATCCTTTATTTCCCTTTCACTCATCTTGCCGGTTTTATTTAATATTCTGATTCCAAATGGGGATGTGGTGGCCCTTGTAAAACCGCAATTTGAGGCAGGCAAAGAAAAAGTGGGCAAGAAAGGGATTGTCCGCGATCCGAAAACCCATCTGGAAGTGTTGGAAAACACGGCGAAGATGGCAACGGAGGTCGGTTTTATTGTAAAAAATGCGACCTACTCTCCGATTACCGGTGGGGAAGGAAATATTGAATTTTTATTCCATCTGCATAAACCACAGGAAGGACAGGAAGCGACTCCATTTACCGATTTTAAGAAGGTTGTGGAATCGGCCCATCAAGAACTTGATTAA
- the argR gene encoding transcriptional regulator ArgR — protein sequence MSKGQRHMKIREIIANNEIETQDELVAALKEAGFNVTQATVSRDIKELHLVKVPLPDGRYKYSLPADQRFNPLQKLQRALTDSFVSIDGVDHFLMLKTLPGNGNAVAVLIDHLEWPEVLGTLSGDDTILIIVRETGYREIIKKRILDLL from the coding sequence ATGAGTAAAGGTCAAAGGCATATGAAAATTCGGGAAATCATTGCGAATAATGAAATCGAAACACAGGATGAACTGGTGGCCGCTTTAAAGGAAGCAGGTTTCAATGTGACTCAGGCAACGGTTTCAAGAGATATTAAAGAACTTCATTTGGTGAAGGTTCCACTTCCGGACGGACGTTATAAATACAGTTTACCTGCAGATCAACGTTTCAACCCGCTGCAAAAACTGCAAAGAGCGCTGACAGACTCTTTTGTCAGCATTGATGGAGTGGACCATTTTTTAATGCTGAAAACACTTCCGGGAAATGGGAATGCTGTCGCAGTATTGATCGATCATTTGGAATGGCCTGAAGTATTGGGCACACTATCCGGGGATGACACGATTTTGATCATTGTGCGGGAAACGGGTTATCGGGAAATAATTAAAAAACGAATTTTAGATTTACTGTAA
- the recN gene encoding DNA repair protein RecN, with amino-acid sequence MLKELNIRNFAIIEELSVNFENGLTVLTGETGAGKSIIIDAVHLLCGGRASQEFVRHGAKKAELTGLFFVADRHPAFDKLMEAGIDQEDGIIILRRDINENGKSICRVNGKLVPLSVLREIGSTLVDIHGQHENQELMDEKRHIDLLDQFAEKQLRPIKQKYQQMYDKYRSLKREVDAININEQQIAQRIDLYQFQIQELEEAKLSVKEEEELLEERKRLQNFHKIYEHAVQAYEAISGEMKGLDCIGEAMGALEDIVPLDEQFNDSFEAVSSSFYSLQDASYQIKNIIDELEFDPERLNEVESRLAQYQMLKRKYGSTVEEIITYYEKIKEELNTLLNRDEAIQQKEQQLRKMEAELEHLCDELTKVRKKCAATLSEAIMNELRDLHMEKAKFIVQFERLNNFDSNGKDYISFYISTNVGEPPKSLPKIASGGELSRIMLALKTIFSSKSQITSIIFDEVDTGVSGRVAQAIAEKISNISLNSQVLCISHLPQVAAMADQHYLILKQVEKNRTYTTVKKIEDEKRVEEISRMMSGAEITELTLQHARELLKLANEKKNEIRKSASKNPIST; translated from the coding sequence TTGTTAAAAGAGCTGAATATACGAAATTTCGCCATTATCGAAGAACTATCCGTAAATTTCGAAAATGGGCTGACAGTCTTGACTGGTGAAACAGGTGCGGGGAAATCGATCATCATCGATGCCGTCCATTTGCTCTGCGGCGGCCGGGCAAGCCAGGAATTTGTCCGCCATGGCGCAAAGAAAGCGGAATTGACGGGACTCTTCTTTGTAGCAGACCGGCATCCCGCATTTGATAAATTGATGGAAGCGGGCATTGATCAAGAGGACGGGATAATCATTTTGCGTCGGGATATTAATGAAAATGGAAAAAGCATCTGCCGGGTGAACGGAAAACTTGTGCCTCTATCCGTTTTGCGGGAGATCGGTTCCACTTTGGTGGATATTCATGGCCAACATGAAAACCAGGAATTGATGGACGAGAAGCGCCATATTGATTTGCTCGATCAATTTGCAGAAAAACAATTGCGGCCGATCAAACAAAAATATCAGCAAATGTATGATAAATACCGGTCATTAAAAAGAGAAGTGGATGCAATCAATATCAATGAACAGCAAATCGCCCAACGCATCGATTTATATCAATTCCAAATCCAGGAATTAGAAGAGGCCAAATTGTCCGTCAAGGAAGAAGAAGAATTGCTCGAAGAACGAAAGCGATTGCAAAACTTCCATAAAATTTACGAACATGCCGTCCAAGCTTATGAAGCGATTTCAGGCGAAATGAAAGGACTGGATTGCATCGGTGAAGCGATGGGGGCATTGGAAGATATTGTTCCGCTGGACGAGCAATTCAATGATTCCTTTGAAGCTGTATCCTCTTCCTTTTATTCGCTCCAAGACGCTTCTTACCAAATCAAAAATATCATCGACGAGCTCGAATTTGATCCCGAGCGTTTGAATGAAGTGGAATCGCGGCTTGCCCAATATCAAATGCTGAAAAGAAAATATGGAAGCACAGTGGAAGAGATTATTACATATTATGAGAAAATTAAGGAAGAATTAAACACCCTTTTGAATCGGGATGAAGCCATCCAGCAAAAAGAGCAGCAGTTGAGAAAAATGGAAGCGGAATTGGAACATTTATGCGATGAATTGACGAAAGTGCGAAAAAAATGTGCGGCCACATTAAGTGAAGCCATCATGAACGAACTTCGGGATTTACATATGGAGAAGGCAAAATTTATCGTTCAGTTTGAGCGTTTAAATAATTTCGACAGTAATGGGAAAGACTATATATCATTCTATATATCCACCAATGTTGGCGAACCGCCGAAATCTTTGCCAAAAATTGCTTCTGGCGGCGAGCTGTCAAGAATCATGCTTGCATTAAAAACCATTTTTTCGTCGAAATCCCAAATTACATCCATCATTTTTGATGAAGTGGATACTGGTGTGAGCGGTCGGGTAGCACAAGCGATCGCTGAAAAAATTTCAAATATCTCATTGAATTCCCAAGTTTTATGTATTTCCCATTTGCCACAAGTCGCCGCAATGGCGGACCAACATTATTTAATATTGAAACAAGTGGAAAAAAACCGGACCTATACAACGGTCAAAAAAATTGAAGATGAAAAACGGGTGGAAGAAATCAGCCGCATGATGAGCGGCGCAGAGATTACCGAATTGACCCTCCAACATGCCCGGGAATTATTAAAATTGGCCAATGAAAAGAAAAACGAAATCCGTAAATCCGCATCAAAAAATCCAATATCCACCTGA